The DNA segment ATCATCGGGTGCGCGATAACGTTAACGCTGGGACGTTCATTTCACACGCGCGCGAGCCGGCCCCGACCGCCTCCAACCGGCCCCCGCCCCGCCTAGACATAGTTCAACCCCTGCGGCCACGGAAGCCGGATGGGGAGCGCCCCGGCCAGCGGGTGGCCGGCCGGCACGAGGTCGCCGCCCGCCGCGACCCCCGCCCCGAAGAGCGCCCGCACCAGGGCCTCCTCGCCCTCCACCTCCCACGTCTCGCCGTCGGGCGTCTTGAGGCCGTAGCGCCGCGCCCGCTCCTCCACAGTGCCCTCCGCTCCGGCAGGGCCCCCGGCTTCGCCGCTCACGAAGGCCCGTGCCCGGGCCCAGCGGGCGGGCAGCCGTTCCTCCCGGTACGGCGCCAGGAGGCGCCAAAGCAGCGGCCAGTCGGTCACGACCACGGTGCCGGGCAGCGCCTCCACCGGGGCGTCCGGCACGACCCAGCCGGCGGCCGCCAGCGCGTGGACGAGGGGATCGCCCTCCAGCACGGGCACGTGGAGGCGCTCCGCCTCGGCCGCCCGGAAGAGGTGCGGCAGGCTCGCGGCCAGGGCCGGTCGGCTCCCGAAGAACTCCAGGGCCATCAGGTCCCCGGGCATGGATGGGCCGGACCCCGTCACCCAGCAGGCCGCGGGCTCTGTGCCCACCTCCACCAGCCAGATCTCCTGGCGAAGGAGGAGCACGGTGGCGAAGCCCGCGGCCTTCACCAGCGCCGGCCAATCGTCCAGGGCCCGGTGCCAGCGCACCGGCTCCTGCTGGTGGAGGGCGGCCAGGATGGGGACATCCGCGGGGATCCGGGTGGGCCGGAGGGTCACGGGCAGGCTCGCCGGGCCTGGCGGTACCGAGGACGAGCCGTCCGCGGGAGCGGTGCCGCCCGCCGGTACGTCCGCCGCGCTCAGGTGGAGGCGCCGGAAGCGGCCGGCCGGGTGGGCACCGTTGCGGCGGTAGAGGCTTCGCGCACCGGAGATGAAGACCAGGGGCCGGCCCTCGGCGCGCGCCCGCTCCAGGCTGAGCTGCACCAGGCGGTCGGCCAGGCCCTGGGAGCGGGCCTCGGGCAGGGTACAGACCGAGCCCATGGAGGCCGTGGGCAGCCGGAGCCCGTGAACGTCCATGCCTCCCATCCAGAGCCCCACGTGGGAGACGGGGCGCCCCCGGTCCGTGAAGACGAAGAGGTTGTCCGCGTTCTCGGGGGAAAAGAGTTGGGGGAACTGCTCGCCCATGGTGGGCGGACGGCCCGTGGCCACGCAGAAGACCTGGTTGACCAGCTCCACCACCGCGGGGAGCTCGTCGGGTCGCACGGTGCGGGGGCCCTCGAGGGCTGAGCCCGCCCGGGTGGTGTCCTGCTGGGTGGAATCGTTCACGATGGTGCCTCCTCCCGGCCGGCGGGGCAGGCTCGCATGGTTCCCTGCCCTGCCCGCCGGACCAGATACCCACACGGCCTGCGCCGAGGAAGGGTGATCGTCCCATGTCCACCGGCTTCGCCATCCGGGGCGTGATCGAGGGCTTCTACGGCCCGCCCTGGACCCACGCCCAACGCCTGTCGCTCCTGGACTTCCTGGCCGACCACGGCTACAACCTCTACGTTTACGCCCCCAAGGACGACCCCTACCATCGGGAGCGCTGGCGGGAGCCGTACCCGCCCGAGAAGCTGGCCGAGCTGCGGGAGCTGGTGGAGCGGGCCCGCTCGGCGGGGGTCGCGTTCTGCTTCGCCATCAGCCCCGGCCTCTCCCTGCGCCACGCCGACGGGGCCGAGGTGGACCTGCTCTGGCGGAAGGTCGAGCCGCTGGCGGCGGCGGGGGTGAGCCACTTCGGCCTCTTCTTCGACGACATCGCTCCCGGCCTCAGCCACCCCGAGGATCAGGCCCGCTTCGCCTCACCTGCCGACGCACAGGCCCACGTGACGGCCCGGCTGCTGGAGCGGATCCGGGCCGCGGTTCCGGCACCGGACGCCGGCTCGGGCTTGCCCGCCTCCCGCCTCCTCTTCTGCCCCACCCAGTACCACGGGGATCCCGACTCGCCGTACCTCCGCCGGCTGGGCGAGCTGCTGGACCCAGAGGTGGAGGTCTTCTGGACGGGTCCCCACGTCTGCTCGCGGGAGCTGACGGCCGGGCACACCCGGGCGGTGGGCGAGGTGCTCCGCCGCCGACCCCTCTACTGGGACAACTACCCCGTCAACGACGGGATGATGGCGCCCGAGCTCCACATCGGCCCCTACACGGGCCGGGACCCGGGCCTGGCCGAGGCGGCCTCGGGTGTGGTGCTCAACCCCATGCCCCAGTTCGAGGCGTCCCGCTGGGTCCTGGGGGCGATCGCCCCGTACCTCGCCCGCCCCTCCGAGTACGACGCCCGTGCCGCCTGGGAGCGGGCCTGGCGGTCCGTGGCCGAGAGCCTCTCCCGCGACCCCGAACCGCTGGCGGCCGCGCTCCTCCACTTCGCCGAGGCCAACCTGGAGAGCCCCCTTCACCCCGAGCCGCCGGAGGCGTACGCCGAGCCCATCGCCCGCTTCCTCCGGGCGCCCATGGAGGAGCGGATGGCGCTGGCCTCGGAGGTGGAAGGGCTCTTCCGCCGTACCCTGCGGGAGCGGGAGCTGCTCCGATCCGCCCTGCCCGAAGCCGCCCGGCAGGAGCTCGAGCCATGGCTCGAGGAGTACGGTCGCTGGGCGGAGGCGGGGCTCCAGGCCCTGCGGCTGGTGGAGGCGGTGGTGCAGGCGATCTGGGCGCCGATCCTCCAGGGCGGAGGCGAGGAGGGGAGCCCGGCCGAACCGCCGGACCGCCTCGCGACCGCCCGCCGGGAACGGGAGCGGCTCCGGGGGATGCTGGAGGCGACCCTGGCCTTCCGCACCCGGGTGATGGGCGACGGGGTGCGGAACTTGGCCGTCCGGCTCCTTCAGGCCACCGGCGTCTACACGGGCTGAAGGAGCCCGCCGCCGGCCGGAGCCCGGCGCCCGCCCTGTCCACCCTGGCGGAGGGTGTGCAGGCGCTCGATCACCTCTTCCGGGAGCTCGCCGTGGAACCGCCGGAGGGCCAGGTAGGCGGCGCCCACCACGGGGTCCTGCACCCTCTCGGCCAGGCGGGCCCGGGGCGCCTCCCGGGCCAGGGCGCCCGCCACCCGCCGCCCCCACGACGGCCCCAGGCGGAAGAGCCCACCGGCGGCCACCACGGGCACGGTCTCCAGCGGGGCCAGGAAGGCGGCCCGCTCGAGCACCGCCCGCACCAGGAGCGCGAGCTCGCCCGCCGCGTCGTCCAGGATCCGTGCGGCCACCGTGTCCCCGGCATCCGCCGCCTCCACCACGGGGCGGGCCAGACGGGCGATCCATCCCCGGTCCCGCTCGCCCCGGTGGACCGGCCCCACCAATGCGGTCACGTCTTCTAGGCCGGCGGCCTCCCGAAGTACGGTTGTGAGCCCGGTGGCGGGGCCGCGTCCGTCGTGGGCCCGCAGGGCGGCCCGGATCGCCTCGCGCCCGATCCAGTAGCCACTTCCCTCGTCGCCCAGCAGGTAGCCCCAGCCGCCGGCGCGCACCTCCTGACCTTCAGGGCCCAGCGCCAGGGCCAGGGAGCCCGTGCCCGCGAGCAGGAGGAGGCCCGGCCCGCCCAGGGTGCCGGCCAGCAGGGCACCAACGCCGTCGTGCACCAGCTCCACGCTGGATCCGGGGAAGAGTCCCTCCACCCGGGCGCGCATCCGGCCCGCCTCGGGCTCCCGGTCCGCACCGGCCAGGGCCAGGGCGACCACCGCCACGGGTCCGTCGAGCCAACCGGTGCCTCCGCGGGCACCCGTCGTGCCCGGCGACGCCGGTCCCGCAGGCTCCAGGGATTCGCCCGGGCCGGCGGAACGGAGGCCTGCGCGCTCCGCCGCCTCGGTCACCGCCCGGGCAGCCACCTCCACCCCGGCCGCGGTCAGGTTGGAGGAGCCCGCCTCACCCCGGCCCAGGAGGCGGCCTTCCGGATCCAGCACCCAGAGCCGGGTGCGGCTGCCGCCCCCGTCCACCGCCACCACCAGGGGGCGGCGTGCCTCGCGCCCCGCCTCCCGGCCCCCCACCTCAGGCCGTCTCACCTCGGGCCGCTTCACCTCGAGCTGCTTCACCTCACGCCTCGGCAGAGGAGATCGCCTCCACCGGAGACCCCGCGGCTGTCGATGCTGGCCGTGTCGATGAAGAAGACGCCCCGGTCCACGGCGTGGTGGATGACAGCGGTGGCGGTCTCAGCGTCGGTCTCGGCGCCGAAGCGCCAGCATCCCAGACAGAGGGCCGAGATCCTCAGGCCCGTCCGCCCAAGGGTTCGCTCGCTCAAGGGCTCGCCTCCTCAAGAGTTGAACTGCCGTACCGCCGTGCCGCCTGCCGCCGGCTCACACGGCGGTGAGCCGCACGGGAGGCCGGCCGGTGGCCTGCAGCCACCCGGCCAGCACCTGAGCCGCCGCCTCCACCGAGGCCGGCTGGTCCGAGTAGGTGGCCACCCACGTCTTCACCTGGGGGAAGAGGGGCACGTCGTAGGGGCTGAGGAGTGCCACCCCCACCAGGTTGGGCGCCGCGCCGGCGAGTTCCTGCACCAGACGCCGCTGGGGCTCGGAACGGACCGCGTTGCGGACCGCCACCACGACCTGGGCGGCCTCGCGGGCCCGAGCGGTCAGCTCAGGACAAGCCCCGTCGACCTCGGCGGGGGCCAGGCGGCGCGCCTCCACCCCCGGCAGGCGCCGGGCCAGGGCCTCAGCCAGGCTCGCCCGCGCGGGAACCGGATCCTCGGCGTTGCCTCTGGGCGCGTCGGAGACCTCCACCACCAGGGTGCGGGGCGCCAGGGCCGGGTCCAGGGGCAGGTGCTCTGCCCCACACACCACGGTGACCGCCCGGCGGCCCGCCTCCTCGGCCACGCTCCGGGCCTCGGCCAGGCCCACCCGCTCCGGGTGCGGCTCGAGGCGCTCCGCCACCGGGGCCCCGCCGGAGAGGAGGCCAATCCGCTCCTTCAGGGCCAGCACACGGCCTGCCGCCTCCTCCACGCGCCGGCGGGGGATTCGCCCCCGCTCCACGGCGGTACGGAGGGCGTCCACCGCCGCCTGCTGCAGCTCCCAGGTGTGGCTCACCAGGATCAGGTCCGCCCCTGCGTCCAGGGCCTGCACCGCGCCCTCCACAGTCCCCACCCCGCCGGCGATGGCCTTCATCTCCAAGCAGTCGGTGATGAGGACGCCCTGGAAGCCCAGATCCTCCCGCAGGAGCCCCTGGAGGACCCGGCGGGAGAGGGTCGCCGGCCTCCCGGGCTCGGGCTCCACGGCCGGGAAGTGGACGTGGGCCGTCATCACCGAGAAGGCCCCGGCCTCCACCGCCCGGCGGAAGGGCCTCAGCTCCACCGCCTCCAGGCGCACCCGGTCGTGGGGCACCACGGGCAGGGCCAGGTGCGAGTCAACGGCCGTGTCGCCGTGGCCGGGGAAGTGCTTGGCGCAGGCGGCCACCCCGGCAGACTGAAGCCCCCGCAGCCAAGCGGCGCCCAGCTCGGCCACCCGCTCGGGGTCCTCGCCGAAGGAGCGGACGCCGATGACGGGGTTGGCCGGGTTGTTGTTCACGTCCAGCACGGGGGCCAGGTCCAGGGTGATGCCCACCGCGGCCAGCTCCCGCCCCATGGCCCGGCCCACCCGGTAGGCCAGGTCCGGATCGGCTGCCGCCCCCAGGGCCATGTTTCCCGGGAAACGGGTGGCGCCGTGCCAGAGGCGGGTGACGCTGCCGCCCTCCTGGTCTGCGGCGATCAGGAGGGGCACCCGGTGCGGGCTGGCCAGGGCGGCCCCCTGCAGGGCGCCGTTGAGGGCCGCCAGCTCCTGGGGCGTCCCGATGTTTCGGGTGAAGAGGATGACATTCCCCATGCGGCCGGCGCGAAGGGCCTCCTCCAGGGCGGCGGGCACGGTGCGGCCGGGAAAGCCCACCATCACCACCTGCCCCACCAGCTCCTCCACGGTCCAGCGGGTCAGATCCGGCTCGACGCGACTCACGGGCCTTCCTCCTCCCCTGCCCCACCGGCCCGCGACCCGCCCCCGTCCCGCCCGGCGTCG comes from the Limnochorda pilosa genome and includes:
- a CDS encoding aldo/keto reductase; its protein translation is MSERTLGRTGLRISALCLGCWRFGAETDAETATAVIHHAVDRGVFFIDTASIDSRGVSGGGDLLCRGVR
- a CDS encoding protein O-GlcNAcase gives rise to the protein MSTGFAIRGVIEGFYGPPWTHAQRLSLLDFLADHGYNLYVYAPKDDPYHRERWREPYPPEKLAELRELVERARSAGVAFCFAISPGLSLRHADGAEVDLLWRKVEPLAAAGVSHFGLFFDDIAPGLSHPEDQARFASPADAQAHVTARLLERIRAAVPAPDAGSGLPASRLLFCPTQYHGDPDSPYLRRLGELLDPEVEVFWTGPHVCSRELTAGHTRAVGEVLRRRPLYWDNYPVNDGMMAPELHIGPYTGRDPGLAEAASGVVLNPMPQFEASRWVLGAIAPYLARPSEYDARAAWERAWRSVAESLSRDPEPLAAALLHFAEANLESPLHPEPPEAYAEPIARFLRAPMEERMALASEVEGLFRRTLRERELLRSALPEAARQELEPWLEEYGRWAEAGLQALRLVEAVVQAIWAPILQGGGEEGSPAEPPDRLATARRERERLRGMLEATLAFRTRVMGDGVRNLAVRLLQATGVYTG
- the nagZ gene encoding beta-N-acetylhexosaminidase, with amino-acid sequence MSRVEPDLTRWTVEELVGQVVMVGFPGRTVPAALEEALRAGRMGNVILFTRNIGTPQELAALNGALQGAALASPHRVPLLIAADQEGGSVTRLWHGATRFPGNMALGAAADPDLAYRVGRAMGRELAAVGITLDLAPVLDVNNNPANPVIGVRSFGEDPERVAELGAAWLRGLQSAGVAACAKHFPGHGDTAVDSHLALPVVPHDRVRLEAVELRPFRRAVEAGAFSVMTAHVHFPAVEPEPGRPATLSRRVLQGLLREDLGFQGVLITDCLEMKAIAGGVGTVEGAVQALDAGADLILVSHTWELQQAAVDALRTAVERGRIPRRRVEEAAGRVLALKERIGLLSGGAPVAERLEPHPERVGLAEARSVAEEAGRRAVTVVCGAEHLPLDPALAPRTLVVEVSDAPRGNAEDPVPARASLAEALARRLPGVEARRLAPAEVDGACPELTARAREAAQVVVAVRNAVRSEPQRRLVQELAGAAPNLVGVALLSPYDVPLFPQVKTWVATYSDQPASVEAAAQVLAGWLQATGRPPVRLTAV
- a CDS encoding GNAT family N-acetyltransferase → MNDSTQQDTTRAGSALEGPRTVRPDELPAVVELVNQVFCVATGRPPTMGEQFPQLFSPENADNLFVFTDRGRPVSHVGLWMGGMDVHGLRLPTASMGSVCTLPEARSQGLADRLVQLSLERARAEGRPLVFISGARSLYRRNGAHPAGRFRRLHLSAADVPAGGTAPADGSSSVPPGPASLPVTLRPTRIPADVPILAALHQQEPVRWHRALDDWPALVKAAGFATVLLLRQEIWLVEVGTEPAACWVTGSGPSMPGDLMALEFFGSRPALAASLPHLFRAAEAERLHVPVLEGDPLVHALAAAGWVVPDAPVEALPGTVVVTDWPLLWRLLAPYREERLPARWARARAFVSGEAGGPAGAEGTVEERARRYGLKTPDGETWEVEGEEALVRALFGAGVAAGGDLVPAGHPLAGALPIRLPWPQGLNYV
- a CDS encoding N-acetylglucosamine kinase, with product MKQLEVKRPEVRRPEVGGREAGREARRPLVVAVDGGGSRTRLWVLDPEGRLLGRGEAGSSNLTAAGVEVAARAVTEAAERAGLRSAGPGESLEPAGPASPGTTGARGGTGWLDGPVAVVALALAGADREPEAGRMRARVEGLFPGSSVELVHDGVGALLAGTLGGPGLLLLAGTGSLALALGPEGQEVRAGGWGYLLGDEGSGYWIGREAIRAALRAHDGRGPATGLTTVLREAAGLEDVTALVGPVHRGERDRGWIARLARPVVEAADAGDTVAARILDDAAGELALLVRAVLERAAFLAPLETVPVVAAGGLFRLGPSWGRRVAGALAREAPRARLAERVQDPVVGAAYLALRRFHGELPEEVIERLHTLRQGGQGGRRAPAGGGLLQPV